The following proteins are encoded in a genomic region of Acipenser ruthenus chromosome 4, fAciRut3.2 maternal haplotype, whole genome shotgun sequence:
- the LOC117400339 gene encoding teashirt homolog 1-like has protein sequence MTRRKQQVPRRSAAYVPEEELKAAEIDEDDGLSLDAQDNEYICNEEEESKDAPSYQNSPLSTVTNQDAGYGSPLSDTSDRLADFKSTSSKDGHDKEEASSMDNGLTIQDSLAQMKAVYANLISDSSWSSITVDIMKAKPVSASTSSNGSSHNGSNNTSNGGGLTYDWHQAALAKTLQHTPYNLLPEPSLFSTVQLYRQNSKLYGSVFTGASKFRCKDCSAAYDTLVGLTVHMNDTGHYRDDNKDKEADSRKKWSKPRKRSLMEMEGKEDAQKVLKCMYCGHSFESLQDLSVHMIKTKHYQKVPLKEPVPALTKLVPSTKKRALQDFVSPCSPESVSSTPGVPVSEPTKDQKTTNPYVTPNNRYGYQNGASYTWQFEARKAQILKCMECGSSHDTLQQLTAHMMVTGHFIKVTNSASKKGKQLVFDPVVEEKIQSIPLPPTTTRLPLPNIKSQPDSPAHSSNSEEKREIEDEPMEVREPEKKIKEEKEDPDEKFESNTPYEYLREEDLEETPKGGMDILKSLENTVSSAISKAQTGAPTWGGYPSIHAAYQLQGSVKSVQSTVQSIQVQPSFTNNMKTLSSEHTALIHSPGSTSPPLHKSNVSAMEELVEKVTGKVTVKKEEKAVEKCKLLLIKPLSLTSKENKDLPKPDDLSRKPAKKNNIAEAELPNPQKEGQLDNHIKNGTEALKSPVSNGCNSLGIITDHSPEQPFVNPLSALQSIMNTHLGKAAKPISPTLDPLAMLYKISNSMLEKPIYPTTQVKQADPINRYYYESNDQPIDLTKSKNNNNNNTNCSSRPIISSLSESISSPLRENALMDISDMVKNLTGRLTPKSSTPSSVSEKSDADGSTFEDALEELSPVQKRKGRQSNWNPQHLLILQAQFASSLRETPEGKYVMTDLGPQERVHICKFTGLSMTTISHWLANVKYQLRRTGGTKFIKNIDSGHPVFLCNDCASQFRTPTTYINHLESHLGFSLKDLSKLSLDHIREQQTVSKVITEKTPGSHGLSEEDSGSLFQCKLCNRTFASKHAVKLHLSKTHGKSPEDHLVYVNELDKFEKK, from the coding sequence cATATGTGCCTGAGGAGGAGCTGAAGGCAGCAGAAATTGATGAGGATGATGGACTGTCTTTAGACGCCCAGGACAATGAATACATATGTAATGAGGAAGAAGAAAGCAAGGATGCTCCAAGCTATCAAAACTCCCCCCTCAGCACCGTGACCAATCAGGATGCAGGGTACGGGTCTCCCCTTAGCGACACCAGTGATAGACTGGCAGACTTTAAGAGTACTTCCTCAAAAGACGGCCATGACAAGGAGGAGGCTTCCAGCATGGACAATGGCCTCACCATCCAAGACAGCTTAGCTCAAATGAAAGCTGTCTATGCAAACTTGATCTCTGATTCCTCTTGGTCCAGTATTACTGTGGATATAATGAAAGCCAAGCCGGTGAGTGCCAGCACCAGCAGTAATGGTAGCAGCCACAATGGAAGCAACAACACAAGCAATGGGGGAGGGTTAACCTATGACTGGCATCAAGCCGCTTTAGCCAAAACCTTGCAGCACACCCCTTATAATTTACTTCCTGAGCCAAGCTTATTCAGTACAGTGCAGCTTTACAGGCAGAACAGTAAACTGTATGGATCTGTGTTCACTGGCGCGAGTAAATTTCGATGCAAGGACTGCAGTGCAGCCTATGACACACTTGTGGGGCTGACGGTACACATGAACGATACTGGCCACTACCGGGATGACAACAAAGACAAGGAGGCTGACAGCCGTAAGAAGTGGTCGAAGCCAAGAAAGCGGTCCTTGATGGAGATGGAAGGGAAGGAGGATGCACAAAAAGTGCTAAAGTGCATGTACTGCGGGCACTCCTTTGAGTCTTTGCAAGACCTGAGTGTCCACATGATCAAAACAAAGCATTACCAGAAAGTGCCTCTTAAAGAACCAGTGCCAGCTCTCACCAAACTGGTTCCTTCTACCAAAAAACGAGCACTTCAGGACTTTGTCTCCCCCTGCTCGCCAGAGTCTGTAAGCAGCACACCAGGTGTCCCTGTCAGCGAGCCCACAAAAGATCAGAAAACTACAAACCCATACGTAACTCCCAACAACCGCTATGGCTATCAGAATGGTGCCAGTTACACCTGGCAGTTTGAGGCCAGAAAGGCCCAGATATTGAAATGCATGGAGTGTGGAAGCTCTCATGATACTTTACAGCAGCTTACAGCTCACATGATGGTCACTGGCCATTTCATCAAGGTGACCAACTCAGCTTCTAAGAAGGGGAAACAGCTGGTCTTTGACCCGGTGGTAGAAGAAAAGATTCAGTCCATTCCTTTGCCACCCACAACTACACGGCTGCCATTGCCTAATATAAAATCACAGCCAGATTCTCCAGCTCATTCATCAAACTCTGAGGAAAAGAGAGAAATAGAAGATGAGCCAATGGAAGTCCGGGAACcagagaagaaaataaaagaagaaaaagaggaCCCTGATGAGAAGTTTGAGTCAAACACACCATATGAGTATCTCCGTGAAGAGGACCTGGAAGAGACCCCAAAAGGTGGAATGGATATCCTGAAATCCCTGGAGAACACAGTCTCAAGTGCAATCAGCAAGGCCCAAACTGGAGCCCCTACATGGGGAGGGTATCCTAGCATTCATGCAGCATACCAGCTCCAAGGGTCAGTGAAGTCTGTCCAGTCCACAGTGCAGAGCATCCAAGTGCAGCCCTCTTTCACTAATAACATGAAAACATTGTCCTCGGAACACACTGCACTGATCCATTCCCCTGGTAGCACATCCCCGCCCCTCCACAAGAGTAATGTCTCTGCCATGGAGGAGCTAGTGGAAAAGGTGACAGGGAAAGTAACTGTGAAGAAAGAAGAGAAGGCAGTGGAAAAATGCAAACTGCTCCTGATCAAACCCTTATCTCTGACCTCTAAAGAGAACAAGGACTTGCCCAAGCCTGACGACCTCAGCAGAAAGCCAGCGAAAAAGAACAACATTGCAGAGGCAGAGCTCCCAAATCCACAAAAAGAGGGCCAGCTGGATAATCACATCAAAAATGGCACAGAGGCCCTGAAATCACCAGTCAGTAATGGTTGTAACAGTTTGGGAATCATTACAGACCATTCACCAGAGCAGCCTTTTGTGAATCCCCTAAGCGCATTGCAATCTATTATGAACACTCATTTAGGTAAAGCAGCAAAACCAATAAGCCCCACCTTGGATCCCTTGGCTATGTTGTACAAAATTAGCAACAGCATGTTGGAGAAGCCCATCTATCCCACAACTCAGGTCAAGCAAGCCGATCCCATCAACAGGTACTACTATGAAAGTAATGACCAGCCGATTGACTTGACAAAATCtaagaacaacaacaataacaacaccaACTGTAGCAGTAGGCCCATTATTTCCAGCCTGTCAGAATCAATTTCGTCTCCTCTGAGGGAGAATGCGCTGATGGACATTTCAGACATGGTGAAAAACCTCACCGGGCGCTTGACGCCAAAGTCGTCCACACCGTCATCTGTATCGGAAAAGTCTGACGCTGATGGGAGCACCTTTGAGGATGCCTTAGAGGAGCTTTCCCCCGTCCAAAAACGGAAGGGCCGGCAGTCGAACTGGAACCCACAGCACCTCCTCATTCTTCAGGCCCAGTTCGCCTCTAGCCTGAGGGAGACCCCAGAGGGCAAATACGTAATGACAGACCTAGGCCCACAGGAGCGGGTCCACATCTGCAAGTTTACTGGTCTCTCCATGACCACCATCAGCCATTGGTTGGCCAACGTAAAGTATCAATTGAGGAGGACAGGTGGAACCAAGTTCATAAAGAATATAGATTCAGGTCACCCAGTATTCCTCTGCAACGATTGTGCCTCTCAGTTCAGGACTCCTACCACCTACATTAACCACTTAGAGTCTCACCTAGGCTTCAGCTTGAAGGACCTCTCCAAGCTGTCATTGGACCATATCCGGGAGCAGCAGACTGTTTCAAAGGTCATAACTGAAAAGACACCTGGCTCGCACGGGCTATCTGAAGAGGATTCAGGCTCTTTATTCCAGTGTAAGCTGTGCAACCGGACTTTCGCCAGTAAGCATGCAGTCAAACTGCACCTCAGCAAAACACATGGCAAGTCACCCGAGGACCATCTGGTGTATGTAAATGAACTGGATAAATTTGAAAAAAAGTAG